The genomic window CTGGAAGGCCATGGCCGGCGCCCTCTCGCGCGAGCGGGCCGGATCGATGGGAGGCGGGGCGCCCGGACCTGCGTCAGGAGAATGCGAGCCCGTCGACGAGGACATGCGGCAGGCGGTCGGACTCCACCCCGTAGAGGGTGTCCTCGACGGCGACGATCCTCCCGAGGATCTCTGAGGCGTTTCCAGCGAGGAAGCAGCCGGCGCCCACCGGCGCCGCGACCTGACCACTCGAGACGGCGAAGGCCGCCGCGAGCGGGATCCTGAAGTCCCCCTCCGAAGTGCTGCCGTATCCTCCAGGGAGCAGTTCCGATACGAGGACCCCCCGGCCGGCTTCCGCGAGCAGTTCTCCGAAGGTCTTCCCCCCGGGTTCCAGCGACAGGTTCGTGCAGACAGGCACGGGCAGCTCGCCCGGATTCCTGCCCGCCGAGCCCGTTGTCGCGGCCCCGCATGCAGAGGCGCTGGACAGGTCGTGAATGTGTCCTGCGAAGCGCCCCCCGTCGACCAGGCATCTGTCGCTCGTCGGGACGCCTTCGCCGTCGAACGGCGCCGATGCGCCCCCGAACGGGAGCCTTGGCCTGTCGTGCAGGGTGAAGACGGTGGATGCGATCTCCATCCCCGGCTGTAACGTCGAGAACCCCCCGTCCCTCGTCCAGCCCGCGGCCTGGCTGCGCAGCGACTGGAGGAGGGTGGAGAGCACCCTGGGGGAGAGGACCGCCGGGACGCTCCTGTCCGGCGGGGAGACCTTCCTGGTGCCCTGCGGGCAGGGCATCAGCCCCTCGATGATCCTGGCCGGATCGGTCAGCGGCAGACCCGTCACGAACCTGCAGTTGCGCACCGTGAGCCCGTCCGGTCCGGCGAAGGTGAAGACGAGCGCTACCTCGAGCACCGACTTGGAATAGGAGCCCCGGAACCCGGACGAGTTGGCGAGGGAGACCTCCGTGGTGCGCCTGGAGACGGCTCCCCTGACCGTGGAGCTGGGCCAGCGCGAAGCCAGCTCCTCCTCGATCCCCACCAGGAGTGCCGTCAGATCCTCGAGGCCCGCGGATGCGACGAGGGGATGCGATATGTCGAGCGTCCCGGGTTCGGACGGGCCCGGGAAGGCGATCGACGCCGCGGGCCCGACCCTCGACACGGAAA from Candidatus Fermentibacter sp. includes these protein-coding regions:
- a CDS encoding metallopeptidase TldD-related protein, encoding MRAIGVLEAASRVSEASEVLELDISTDSARLTPGGGLVRSSGSESSTTVRIIRNGRIGVASVSGGGGPPELMDKAISVSRVGPAASIAFPGPSEPGTLDISHPLVASAGLEDLTALLVGIEEELASRWPSSTVRGAVSRRTTEVSLANSSGFRGSYSKSVLEVALVFTFAGPDGLTVRNCRFVTGLPLTDPARIIEGLMPCPQGTRKVSPPDRSVPAVLSPRVLSTLLQSLRSQAAGWTRDGGFSTLQPGMEIASTVFTLHDRPRLPFGGASAPFDGEGVPTSDRCLVDGGRFAGHIHDLSSASACGAATTGSAGRNPGELPVPVCTNLSLEPGGKTFGELLAEAGRGVLVSELLPGGYGSTSEGDFRIPLAAAFAVSSGQVAAPVGAGCFLAGNASEILGRIVAVEDTLYGVESDRLPHVLVDGLAFS